TTGCAAACCGTACTGCATAAGTCCTATAAAAATACTCGCTAGTACTGTCCCAATAATACTCCCTTTTCCGCCCGTAATAAGTGTTCCCCCTAAAACAACTGCCGTAATAACTGGCAAAATCGTTTCACTCCCAATATCAGCACGAGCAGAACCGAAATACGCTGTTAAGAAAGCTCCTCCTAATCCACCTCCTAACCCAGAAAGTACATATGCAATAATCACTACTTTCTTCGTTCGAATCCCGGAGTATTTCGCCGTACTTTCATTTGCACCAGTTAGTTTTGCGTGACGACCGTATGTTGTATGGTGAAACAATATCGTAAATACTATCGTTAAAATGACAAGGAGCCATAATAAATTAGGTATACCGATAAAACTACCATTTGCCAGTTGCACATACGAATCTGGTAAACCACTAATTCCTTCATAGCCCGCTGCCCCCGAACCACCTGAAATAACAAGGGCGATTCCTGCATATAAAAACATCGTTCCAAGTGTAACTACAAGAGGTTCTACATCTGTCATTTTTATAATAAGTCCATTTAATCCGCCGGCTATACAACTTACTACAAGCGCAATGATAACTGCCAACAGTATTGGCATGCCATTCATCCAAAGTACGCCGATAAGAATCGAAGTAAGCCCCATAATAGATCCTACTGATACATCAATTCCACCAGTTACAATGACAAATGTCATCGGAATAGCCGCAATTGAAATAATGAGGAAATCGTTCATACTAAAAAGGAGGTTACTAATGTTTAAGAAATCACTATTTATGAAACTAAAGAAAATGAATTCTACGAGAAGCAATAAGAGAAGAACCCCTTCCCATCTATACAAACTACGTATTACCCTCATAGATTC
This genomic interval from Bacillus cereus contains the following:
- a CDS encoding ABC transporter permease codes for the protein MRVIRSLYRWEGVLLLLLLVEFIFFSFINSDFLNISNLLFSMNDFLIISIAAIPMTFVIVTGGIDVSVGSIMGLTSILIGVLWMNGMPILLAVIIALVVSCIAGGLNGLIIKMTDVEPLVVTLGTMFLYAGIALVISGGSGAAGYEGISGLPDSYVQLANGSFIGIPNLLWLLVILTIVFTILFHHTTYGRHAKLTGANESTAKYSGIRTKKVVIIAYVLSGLGGGLGGAFLTAYFGSARADIGSETILPVITAVVLGGTLITGGKGSIIGTVLASIFIGLMQYGLQMTGLTNEQSNVVIGIILILSVIMRHFKLHQFLAGKRRNLHKGEMS